In one window of Thermotoga sp. DNA:
- a CDS encoding diacylglycerol kinase family protein, whose product MVFLIYNPAANSGKAGRLWERVKDLLEKYRIEYKIAFTKRPGHAIELSKKAFEEGYREIVAFGGDGTVNEVVNGVFLGGFNLGEVTFGWIPFGSGKDWARTTGVPLGIEEAIKTLKEGKVFVQDLGITEYETSSREIKKRAFVNVAGLFFDGFVTYRTNLLRRKNRVSYFSRIFSSIIKYKPPAARIQIDGRVWKKKIFSMNVGICKYNGGGMNQLPHAVPDDGLLAVTVINDIGKLRILANLYRVFNGTLLEHPGVEGYQAKRVVVEFQKSEPVELDGESFWTKKVTFSIVPKALKVLVKK is encoded by the coding sequence GTGGTGTTTCTGATCTACAACCCGGCTGCAAACAGTGGGAAGGCTGGAAGACTTTGGGAGAGAGTGAAAGATCTTCTGGAGAAATATAGAATAGAGTACAAAATCGCCTTTACAAAAAGGCCAGGTCATGCGATAGAGCTTTCGAAGAAGGCTTTCGAAGAAGGCTATAGAGAGATCGTGGCGTTTGGTGGCGACGGTACGGTGAACGAGGTGGTGAACGGAGTCTTTCTGGGTGGATTCAATCTTGGAGAGGTTACGTTCGGCTGGATTCCGTTCGGCAGTGGAAAGGACTGGGCACGAACTACCGGTGTTCCTCTGGGGATTGAAGAAGCGATCAAGACTTTGAAAGAAGGAAAGGTGTTCGTTCAGGACCTGGGAATTACCGAGTACGAAACGTCCAGTAGGGAGATAAAGAAACGGGCGTTCGTCAACGTTGCTGGGCTCTTTTTCGATGGTTTTGTAACATACAGAACGAACTTGCTCCGAAGGAAAAATCGTGTTTCTTACTTTTCAAGAATATTCTCTTCCATTATCAAGTACAAACCACCTGCTGCGAGGATACAAATCGATGGAAGAGTGTGGAAAAAGAAGATCTTTTCCATGAACGTTGGAATCTGCAAGTACAACGGTGGAGGTATGAATCAGCTTCCCCACGCAGTTCCAGACGACGGGCTCCTCGCCGTTACCGTGATAAACGACATAGGAAAACTCAGAATCCTGGCGAACTTGTACAGGGTGTTCAACGGAACGCTTCTGGAACATCCAGGTGTAGAGGGATACCAGGCGAAAAGAGTGGTGGTGGAGTTTCAGAAGAGTGAACCGGTTGAACTGGATGGAGAGTCTTTCTGGACAAAGAAAGTGACTTTTTCCATCGTACCGAAAGCGTTGAAAGTCCTGGTGAAAAAGTGA
- a CDS encoding TolC family protein yields MEKFFLVFLFIPVFLAGNVFDLFEENLNNSSSYWSSVESFKEAEISYKRYTSFWNPEVSVSLGANGITITEEGVQNFSVLPTINFVNIYGFKLGLSFPISVNTKDWSFNFNDTQLSISKNLKADYMVSRLKMEANYLSARYSMRSVKNSIFIQTVQDVFNWYYYTKEIEILSQKLQVLKEKLTKTVNEDEKESLEKQIFSVEQTLRNTELKLKTIQTESINEEIYRETKNLLVNITLPATILEYREDLKALEIQKRAEEIEKRTWFLPYLPDLTFSFNYDFEESNWSVGIGFQVTLWDFGERKLESEKRKSQIASLEYRERMEEINDSISELLVNIENLESQMKQKDIEVNDLRETYETNKQLFKKGFLSEEDLILSELDYMEGKLAMENFENSLILEKLKYISTLGYDLEKFLKEGDRN; encoded by the coding sequence ATGGAGAAATTCTTTCTGGTGTTTCTTTTCATACCCGTTTTCCTCGCAGGGAACGTGTTCGATTTGTTCGAAGAGAATCTGAATAACTCATCGAGTTACTGGTCCAGTGTGGAATCGTTCAAAGAGGCAGAAATTTCTTACAAACGGTACACGAGTTTCTGGAATCCAGAGGTATCTGTTTCACTTGGCGCAAACGGTATCACTATAACAGAAGAAGGAGTTCAGAATTTCTCCGTGCTCCCCACCATCAATTTTGTGAACATCTATGGATTCAAACTTGGACTTTCCTTTCCGATCTCGGTGAATACAAAAGACTGGTCATTCAACTTCAATGACACACAGTTGAGTATCTCAAAGAATCTCAAAGCAGATTACATGGTGAGCAGACTGAAGATGGAGGCAAATTACCTCTCCGCACGGTACTCTATGAGGTCCGTGAAGAACAGTATCTTCATCCAGACAGTTCAGGATGTATTCAACTGGTACTACTACACGAAGGAGATCGAGATTCTTTCACAAAAACTCCAGGTACTGAAAGAAAAACTCACCAAGACAGTGAACGAAGACGAAAAAGAATCTTTGGAAAAACAAATATTCTCTGTTGAACAAACCCTGAGGAACACAGAACTGAAACTCAAAACGATTCAAACAGAGAGCATAAATGAAGAAATCTACAGGGAGACAAAGAATCTTCTTGTGAACATCACCCTTCCAGCCACCATACTGGAATACAGAGAAGACCTGAAAGCGCTGGAAATTCAAAAGAGAGCAGAGGAAATTGAAAAAAGGACGTGGTTTCTGCCATATTTGCCAGATCTGACCTTTTCCTTCAACTACGATTTTGAAGAGAGCAACTGGTCGGTAGGTATCGGGTTTCAGGTTACCCTCTGGGACTTTGGAGAAAGGAAACTGGAGTCAGAGAAGAGAAAATCTCAGATTGCCTCGCTGGAATATCGAGAAAGGATGGAAGAGATAAACGATTCGATAAGCGAATTACTTGTCAACATCGAAAATCTTGAATCCCAGATGAAGCAAAAAGATATTGAGGTGAACGATCTCAGGGAGACTTATGAAACAAACAAACAGTTGTTCAAAAAGGGTTTTTTGAGCGAAGAAGATCTCATCCTTTCAGAACTCGATTACATGGAAGGAAAACTCGCTATGGAAAATTTCGAAAATTCTCTAATTCTGGAAAAATTGAAGTACATAAGCACCCTGGGATACGATCTTGAGAAATTTCTCAAGGAAGGTGATCGAAATTGA
- a CDS encoding TolC family protein: protein MKNLFAALVLLTSVVGFSISLNDALQTALASSTDYQIAQIDLEKTTMDYEKAKLEATNKRAELSAELSYYNNLQSYRSSLKSTYQDILGRIFDFLTAEISYEIAQHNFENAREDHRANQELFKKNLISENDLKESELTLEEASNSLLSAQNDLEEARKDYEELFSVDASEIELPLVDFHSLVNENEYLNNLLSVKIAEINMKIAEYDLNNLSAAASKYEKRTAELTYQKAKMNYEKALKEAKDNYRSTMNSLEVTLSNLKVLKERVGLNENILKDYQDRYEKGLISKKELNTQKIYLLNTRKNYLSTLQNYYITIVNLLIDAGKDISF, encoded by the coding sequence ATGAAGAATCTTTTTGCAGCACTGGTTTTGTTAACTTCCGTGGTGGGTTTTTCGATTTCTCTGAACGATGCTCTTCAGACAGCACTCGCAAGCAGCACAGACTATCAGATCGCTCAAATCGATCTTGAGAAGACAACGATGGATTACGAAAAGGCCAAACTCGAAGCAACGAATAAGAGAGCAGAACTCTCTGCAGAACTCAGCTACTATAACAACCTTCAGAGTTACAGAAGTTCGTTGAAATCCACATACCAGGACATTCTTGGAAGAATCTTCGATTTCCTGACAGCCGAGATCTCTTACGAGATCGCTCAGCACAACTTCGAAAACGCTCGGGAGGATCACAGAGCGAATCAGGAGCTTTTCAAAAAGAATCTCATATCAGAGAACGATCTGAAAGAATCTGAACTCACCCTTGAGGAGGCCAGTAACAGTCTTCTCTCCGCTCAGAACGACCTTGAAGAAGCACGAAAAGACTACGAAGAACTCTTCAGTGTGGATGCAAGCGAGATAGAGCTTCCCCTGGTGGATTTCCACAGCCTTGTGAATGAAAACGAATACCTGAACAACCTCCTCTCCGTAAAGATCGCGGAGATAAACATGAAGATCGCAGAGTACGATCTCAACAACCTCTCCGCTGCCGCTTCGAAGTACGAAAAAAGAACAGCAGAACTAACCTATCAGAAAGCAAAGATGAACTACGAAAAAGCGCTGAAAGAGGCAAAGGATAACTATAGAAGCACCATGAATTCCCTGGAGGTTACTCTTTCGAATCTTAAAGTGCTGAAAGAAAGAGTGGGTCTCAACGAGAACATACTGAAAGATTACCAGGACAGATATGAAAAGGGTTTGATCTCGAAAAAAGAACTGAACACCCAGAAAATCTATCTTCTCAACACCAGAAAGAATTACCTGAGCACGCTTCAGAACTACTACATCACAATCGTGAACCTCCTTATCGATGCTGGAAAAGACATCTCCTTCTGA
- the ilvA gene encoding threonine ammonia-lyase, with amino-acid sequence MITIEDIRKAQAILKNVVHRTALTYCSVLSEITGGEIYLKMENLQKTGAFKIRGAYNKIAHLSEEDKKKGVVAASAGNHAQGVALAAKTFGIPVTIVMPRYAPLSKITRTKNLGAQVILEGNVFDEAYEAALRIQEKTGAVFVHPFNDPYVIAGQGTIGLEIMEDLSDVEMVVVPVGGGGLISGVSIAIKSMNPNARIIGVQAENMPSMVASLRKGRTERIEGKPTLADGIAVKKPGELTLEIVKKYVDEMVTVSEEEIADAILFLLEQAKVVAEGAGAVGVAALLNKLDVRGKKVVVVISGGNIDVNMIDRIINKGLVKSGRKAFIETFVMDRPGALKELLGIIAELGANVLSVFHNRSAKDVPIGFAKIELELETVDEKHVGEIERVLIAKGYEVKKVG; translated from the coding sequence ATGATTACTATAGAAGACATAAGAAAAGCCCAGGCAATTTTGAAAAATGTTGTTCACAGAACTGCCCTTACCTATTGTTCTGTTCTGAGCGAGATCACAGGTGGGGAGATATACCTGAAGATGGAGAATCTCCAAAAGACTGGGGCTTTTAAAATAAGGGGCGCGTACAACAAGATAGCCCATCTGAGTGAGGAAGACAAGAAAAAAGGGGTTGTCGCTGCTTCCGCTGGAAATCATGCTCAGGGTGTGGCGCTTGCTGCCAAAACTTTTGGCATTCCTGTAACTATCGTAATGCCGAGGTACGCTCCTCTTTCGAAGATCACAAGAACGAAAAATCTAGGAGCGCAGGTGATTCTGGAGGGAAACGTGTTTGATGAGGCGTACGAGGCGGCGTTGAGAATACAGGAGAAAACAGGTGCGGTTTTCGTTCATCCGTTCAATGACCCTTACGTTATAGCGGGACAGGGAACCATAGGTCTTGAAATAATGGAAGACCTATCCGACGTGGAAATGGTCGTTGTGCCGGTGGGTGGAGGTGGTCTAATCTCCGGGGTTTCCATTGCAATCAAGTCCATGAACCCGAATGCTCGAATAATAGGTGTTCAAGCGGAGAACATGCCCTCCATGGTTGCTTCTCTGAGAAAAGGAAGGACAGAAAGAATAGAAGGAAAACCCACACTCGCCGACGGAATAGCCGTGAAAAAACCAGGGGAGTTGACACTTGAGATCGTAAAAAAGTATGTCGATGAGATGGTCACGGTGAGTGAGGAAGAGATAGCAGACGCTATTCTGTTTCTTTTGGAACAGGCAAAGGTGGTGGCTGAAGGAGCGGGTGCAGTGGGGGTGGCAGCGCTTTTGAACAAACTGGATGTGAGAGGAAAGAAAGTGGTGGTCGTCATAAGCGGAGGAAATATAGATGTGAACATGATCGATCGGATTATAAACAAAGGGCTTGTAAAGAGTGGAAGGAAGGCGTTCATAGAAACGTTCGTGATGGACAGGCCTGGTGCATTGAAAGAGTTACTCGGAATCATTGCTGAACTTGGGGCAAATGTGCTTTCTGTTTTTCATAACCGCTCCGCGAAGGACGTTCCTATTGGCTTCGCCAAGATAGAGCTCGAACTCGAAACGGTCGATGAAAAACACGTCGGGGAAATCGAAAGGGTTCTCATTGCAAAAGGATATGAGGTAAAGAAAGTAGGATGA
- a CDS encoding NFACT family protein, which produces MPVDGVLLYKVVRELKGLIGEHLKQIYQPTTVDYYFLFRSGTIRVCLKPDVSHVTLAKKEQASEKMPSSFTMLLRKELKGAKLLKMEQIGMDRTVRFVFEKFDEIEGNVQKELFVEIMGMHSNMILVKDGKIVDAHRRIVTRKREILPGKEFVIFPSGKTSVFELKELPVGSSKTARNVLLSILEGFSPLSVEELLHRSGNDPDTPWEAVDREKVLKVLEDVRAELESPGVFVYYEKAYPVEISAFRFTMLGLKERYFESASEGLNEFVSWKEKKSTFENMKHRLSKIVMRKIEDLEDLEERLLAELSDVEEAKKYKRIGDLIVQNLWNIKERSGKVELVDWETGKKVLVDVGEDPSQTAQKYYNIYKKLQRKKEQVGKRLQEIQGEKDYLYQLWQTIEDAEDMESLEEIEEEMREFGLLKEKKERKKERRSRFRETEYMGFKILVGRNNKQNDELVRNSSKEDLWFHAHEMPGAHVVVKTEGKNVPQEVIEYAASLAAGYSRGKDSGKVLVDYTFIKYVRKPKGFKPGMVIYTNYKTILVQPRRLEK; this is translated from the coding sequence GTGCCAGTGGATGGAGTTCTTCTCTACAAGGTTGTGCGCGAGCTGAAAGGTCTGATAGGAGAGCATCTCAAACAGATCTATCAGCCCACAACGGTCGATTACTATTTTCTGTTTCGTAGTGGTACCATCCGGGTGTGTTTGAAACCGGACGTATCACACGTTACACTTGCCAAAAAGGAACAAGCATCGGAAAAGATGCCCTCTTCTTTTACAATGCTTTTGAGGAAGGAGTTGAAGGGTGCGAAACTTTTGAAGATGGAGCAGATTGGTATGGACAGGACGGTCCGGTTTGTGTTCGAAAAATTCGACGAAATAGAAGGAAACGTTCAAAAAGAGCTCTTCGTTGAGATAATGGGTATGCATTCGAACATGATCCTCGTGAAAGATGGAAAGATCGTCGACGCGCACAGAAGGATAGTGACAAGAAAAAGGGAGATCCTTCCAGGGAAAGAATTTGTGATCTTTCCGTCGGGAAAAACTTCCGTGTTTGAACTGAAAGAACTCCCAGTCGGCAGTTCCAAAACAGCCCGAAACGTGCTTCTTTCAATACTGGAGGGTTTTTCACCACTATCTGTGGAGGAGCTGCTGCACCGAAGTGGAAACGACCCAGACACTCCCTGGGAGGCAGTTGACAGGGAAAAGGTGCTCAAGGTTTTGGAGGATGTGAGGGCAGAACTGGAAAGTCCCGGCGTGTTTGTTTACTACGAGAAGGCATATCCTGTAGAAATTTCGGCGTTCAGGTTCACCATGCTGGGTTTAAAGGAGAGGTACTTCGAGAGTGCATCTGAAGGACTCAACGAATTTGTGAGCTGGAAGGAGAAAAAGTCCACGTTCGAGAACATGAAACATCGTCTCTCGAAAATCGTGATGAGAAAGATCGAGGACCTTGAAGATCTGGAAGAAAGGCTCTTGGCGGAGCTTTCTGATGTGGAGGAGGCAAAGAAATACAAAAGGATCGGGGATCTCATCGTTCAAAACCTCTGGAACATCAAAGAGAGGTCGGGGAAAGTGGAGCTTGTAGACTGGGAAACTGGCAAAAAAGTATTGGTCGACGTTGGGGAAGATCCCTCCCAGACGGCTCAAAAGTACTACAACATCTACAAGAAGCTTCAGAGGAAGAAAGAGCAGGTTGGGAAAAGACTTCAGGAGATCCAAGGGGAAAAAGACTACCTCTACCAGCTGTGGCAGACCATAGAAGACGCAGAAGACATGGAATCGCTCGAAGAAATAGAAGAAGAGATGAGGGAGTTTGGGCTTCTGAAAGAAAAGAAGGAGAGAAAGAAGGAGAGGAGATCCCGATTCAGAGAGACTGAATACATGGGCTTTAAGATACTCGTAGGAAGAAACAACAAACAGAACGATGAACTCGTGAGGAACTCTTCGAAAGAAGACCTCTGGTTTCACGCCCACGAAATGCCGGGTGCTCACGTGGTTGTGAAGACAGAGGGAAAGAACGTCCCCCAGGAGGTGATAGAGTACGCTGCGAGTCTAGCGGCCGGTTACTCAAGGGGAAAAGATTCTGGGAAAGTGCTGGTGGATTACACCTTCATAAAGTACGTGAGGAAACCGAAAGGTTTCAAACCCGGTATGGTCATATACACGAATTACAAGACGATCCTTGTGCAACCTAGGAGGTTGGAAAAATGA
- a CDS encoding efflux RND transporter periplasmic adaptor subunit: MKKWIVLLIIAVLVVLLIVVIFLNKASAQSVSEKTATSTQLPVHLTYTVTRENEIVEIVGRVTADTRRVVSKVSGDVLELYVKEGDYVQAGQKIAKIDDTDYQIEYLSALNNYKTSPTEINRLNLEKAKKNLENTTVISPVSGVVQSVNVSEGDRVSVGTAIVEIVETATLRVEGAIDEYDLKNVKEGMKAVFTFEQLGLTLTGQVKRISPVAETSGGVTVIPVEFSFDQTPPEIVIPGLTCNVEIIVKEATSSFLVPREAVRQDQSGYYVMKQTPEGPQKVYVEIGEEVNDRIEIKKGISEGDVLLLIPSQQEIQRLRTRQGLPIFSPRGGRTR; the protein is encoded by the coding sequence TTGAAGAAATGGATAGTACTGCTGATCATAGCGGTACTGGTGGTTCTGCTGATCGTTGTGATCTTTCTGAACAAAGCCAGCGCTCAGAGTGTCTCTGAAAAAACAGCTACTTCCACTCAACTTCCTGTCCATCTCACCTACACTGTGACGAGAGAAAACGAAATCGTTGAAATCGTGGGCCGTGTAACAGCCGATACCAGAAGAGTCGTTTCCAAGGTTTCTGGAGATGTTCTGGAACTCTATGTTAAAGAGGGAGATTACGTGCAGGCTGGCCAGAAAATTGCCAAAATAGACGACACGGACTATCAGATCGAGTATCTTTCCGCCTTGAACAACTACAAAACCTCACCTACTGAGATCAACCGTTTGAATCTGGAGAAGGCAAAAAAGAATCTTGAAAACACCACTGTGATTTCTCCAGTGAGTGGTGTGGTTCAGTCGGTTAACGTGTCTGAGGGAGACAGGGTTTCCGTGGGAACAGCCATCGTTGAAATCGTAGAAACGGCTACTCTGAGAGTGGAAGGGGCTATCGACGAATACGATCTAAAAAACGTCAAAGAAGGAATGAAAGCCGTTTTCACCTTTGAACAACTTGGACTCACTCTGACTGGACAAGTGAAGAGGATCAGTCCTGTTGCGGAAACGTCAGGTGGAGTTACAGTGATACCTGTTGAGTTTTCTTTCGATCAGACACCGCCCGAAATTGTAATCCCAGGGCTCACTTGTAACGTGGAGATCATCGTGAAGGAAGCAACCAGTTCTTTCCTCGTTCCCAGAGAAGCAGTCAGGCAGGACCAGAGCGGGTACTACGTAATGAAGCAAACACCTGAGGGACCCCAGAAGGTGTACGTGGAGATCGGAGAAGAAGTGAACGACAGAATAGAGATCAAAAAAGGAATCTCCGAAGGAGATGTCCTCCTTCTCATTCCATCCCAGCAGGAAATTCAAAGACTGAGAACAAGACAGGGACTTCCGATATTCAGTCCCAGAGGAGGACGAACAAGATGA
- the mds gene encoding GDP-mannose:di-myo-inositol-1,3'-phosphate beta-1,2-mannosyltransferase: MKIGFLSRWGATCGVGMHAEILARVFINMGHEVVVFAPTEESAKKEVKYYKRTEAQDPEFVKREIYTEVDNVTEEGWVKEEEILKEDLDLLIIETFWRIPVKPLSSLIEKLKIPVISVFHEANIFRAKEIVKLPCDKIVVFDRRFYDEILEFYGIPREKVEVISYPVMKPYEVEPERPIGEDKFLFFSFGRQPTEEYCDFLNALKKLRKKFSSVHYWIVRSDGRIDYEAEWITQWQKRPTVEKLYSYLKGSNVHLLPKGNTPNVVVSSTLYQVIASETPIVIRDSRFVETIQTDAYGFGPIVKYKNVHDLVHKLELLILDEDLIEDIKKEVRTFVEKYSGDKIAQEFLNLAKSITK; this comes from the coding sequence ATGAAGATCGGTTTCCTCAGTAGATGGGGTGCAACCTGTGGTGTGGGAATGCACGCAGAGATACTTGCACGAGTATTCATCAACATGGGACACGAAGTGGTGGTTTTTGCTCCAACCGAGGAAAGTGCCAAAAAGGAAGTTAAGTACTACAAGAGAACAGAGGCTCAGGACCCGGAGTTCGTGAAGAGGGAAATCTACACAGAAGTGGACAATGTGACCGAAGAAGGTTGGGTGAAAGAAGAAGAGATTTTGAAAGAAGACCTGGACCTGCTCATAATAGAGACCTTCTGGAGAATCCCCGTGAAACCTCTCTCCAGCCTCATAGAAAAGCTGAAAATTCCCGTTATCTCTGTTTTTCATGAAGCGAACATCTTCAGGGCAAAAGAGATTGTAAAACTGCCCTGCGACAAAATCGTTGTGTTTGATAGAAGGTTCTACGATGAGATCCTCGAATTTTACGGTATCCCCAGAGAAAAAGTGGAAGTGATCAGTTATCCTGTGATGAAACCCTATGAGGTAGAACCCGAAAGACCCATCGGTGAGGACAAATTCCTGTTTTTCTCCTTCGGAAGACAGCCCACTGAAGAGTACTGTGATTTCCTGAACGCTCTGAAAAAGTTGAGAAAGAAATTCTCCAGCGTGCATTATTGGATTGTCAGATCCGACGGTAGGATAGATTACGAAGCAGAATGGATCACACAGTGGCAAAAAAGACCCACTGTTGAGAAGCTATACAGCTATTTGAAAGGATCGAACGTACACCTGCTCCCAAAAGGAAACACTCCAAACGTTGTGGTCTCATCCACTCTTTATCAGGTTATAGCGAGTGAAACTCCCATAGTCATAAGGGACAGCAGGTTCGTTGAAACTATTCAAACGGACGCTTACGGTTTTGGCCCCATTGTGAAATACAAAAATGTTCACGATCTGGTACACAAGCTGGAACTTTTGATTCTAGACGAAGACCTGATAGAAGACATAAAGAAAGAAGTGAGAACTTTTGTGGAAAAGTACAGCGGGGACAAGATTGCTCAAGAATTCCTGAACCTTGCGAAATCCATCACCAAGTGA
- a CDS encoding MazG nucleotide pyrophosphohydrolase domain-containing protein — MVEKLIDIIERSLKKCPWLEKQNIESLLDALTSEVEEVKEAIKRKDLTNLEEEIGDLIYDAFLVGAVAERDHGVDLKRAIQRVVEKVSHRKPWLFWDRKISLEEAERIWKERKKEI, encoded by the coding sequence ATGGTAGAAAAACTCATCGATATCATCGAGAGAAGTTTGAAAAAATGTCCCTGGCTCGAAAAGCAGAACATCGAGTCCCTTCTCGATGCACTCACATCCGAGGTCGAGGAAGTGAAAGAAGCGATAAAGAGAAAGGACCTGACTAACCTCGAGGAAGAGATAGGAGATTTGATTTACGATGCTTTTCTCGTGGGAGCCGTTGCAGAAAGAGATCACGGAGTGGATCTAAAGAGGGCTATTCAGAGGGTCGTGGAAAAGGTCTCTCACAGAAAACCATGGTTGTTTTGGGACAGAAAGATCTCTTTGGAAGAGGCAGAGAGAATCTGGAAAGAGCGAAAAAAAGAGATCTAG
- a CDS encoding ABC transporter ATP-binding protein, producing the protein MKKVMELVDVWKIYDLGEVKVEALRGVSFEVFQGEYVIIIGPSGSGKSTLLHILGCLDRPTRGRVLIEGEDVSKMSDRKLAQVRNRKIGFVFQSYNLLPRLNALENVELPMIYAGVPAKERRKRAKELLELVGLGDRLYHRPNQLSGGQQQRVAIARALANDPVFILADEPTGNLDTKTGEEILELFKKLHEMGKTLVVVTHNLEMVNEGTCIVRIRDGKIEDVEHRGVVYGDT; encoded by the coding sequence ATGAAGAAGGTGATGGAACTCGTCGATGTATGGAAGATCTACGATCTTGGAGAGGTGAAGGTGGAAGCTCTTCGTGGAGTCTCTTTTGAGGTCTTTCAGGGGGAGTACGTGATCATAATAGGACCTTCTGGAAGTGGAAAGTCCACACTCCTTCATATACTGGGATGTCTTGATCGACCTACGAGGGGAAGGGTGCTCATCGAAGGAGAAGATGTGTCGAAGATGAGTGACAGAAAACTTGCCCAGGTCAGAAACAGAAAGATCGGATTCGTCTTTCAAAGTTACAACCTTCTTCCGCGCCTCAACGCTCTGGAGAACGTGGAACTTCCTATGATATACGCAGGCGTGCCAGCGAAAGAAAGAAGGAAAAGGGCAAAAGAACTGCTGGAACTTGTCGGGCTTGGCGATCGACTCTACCACCGTCCCAACCAGCTCTCAGGTGGTCAGCAACAGAGGGTAGCGATAGCAAGGGCTCTGGCGAACGATCCCGTTTTCATCCTCGCGGACGAGCCAACAGGAAACCTTGATACGAAGACAGGAGAAGAGATTCTGGAACTCTTCAAAAAACTTCACGAGATGGGAAAGACCCTGGTCGTTGTTACCCACAACCTCGAGATGGTGAATGAAGGCACGTGCATCGTGAGAATAAGGGACGGAAAGATAGAGGATGTAGAACACCGAGGTGTTGTGTATGGAGATACTTAA
- a CDS encoding deoxyribonuclease IV has protein sequence MIKIGAHMPISKGFDRVPGDTVSIGGNSFQIFPHNARSWKAKLPADEVATKFKREMKRHRIDLENAFCHCGYLINLASPKGDIWQKSVELLKIEVEICRKLGIKYLNIHPGSHLGTGEEEGIDRIARGLNEVLNNTEGVIILLENVSQKGGNIGYKLEQLRKIRDLVDQKDRVAITYDTCHGFDSGYDITEKERVEALLSEIENLFGLERLRMIHLNDSKYPLGAAKDKHERIGSGFIGEKGFAVFFSFKEIQRVPWILETPGGNDEHAEDIRKVFEIIEKYGIEVD, from the coding sequence ATGATAAAAATAGGCGCCCACATGCCGATTTCGAAAGGGTTTGACAGAGTACCGGGAGATACAGTTAGTATTGGAGGAAACTCCTTCCAGATATTTCCTCACAACGCCAGATCCTGGAAGGCAAAGCTTCCCGCGGACGAGGTAGCCACAAAATTCAAAAGAGAGATGAAAAGACACAGAATCGATTTGGAAAACGCTTTCTGTCACTGCGGATACCTCATAAACCTTGCCAGTCCCAAAGGAGACATCTGGCAAAAATCTGTAGAACTGTTGAAAATAGAAGTGGAGATCTGCAGGAAGTTGGGTATAAAGTACTTGAACATCCATCCTGGGAGTCACCTTGGAACAGGTGAAGAAGAGGGAATAGACAGGATCGCACGCGGGTTAAACGAGGTGCTGAACAACACGGAGGGTGTGATCATTCTCCTGGAGAACGTTTCCCAGAAGGGTGGAAACATCGGTTACAAACTTGAGCAGCTGAGAAAAATAAGGGATCTTGTTGACCAAAAAGATAGAGTGGCGATCACGTACGACACGTGCCATGGGTTTGATTCTGGATACGACATAACAGAGAAAGAGAGAGTGGAAGCTCTTTTGAGTGAAATCGAAAACCTCTTTGGTCTTGAAAGACTCAGGATGATCCACTTGAACGATTCGAAATATCCCCTCGGTGCGGCAAAAGACAAGCACGAGAGAATAGGAAGCGGGTTCATAGGCGAGAAAGGTTTCGCAGTGTTTTTCTCGTTCAAAGAGATCCAGAGAGTTCCCTGGATTCTGGAAACGCCTGGTGGGAATGACGAGCACGCGGAAGACATAAGGAAAGTCTTTGAGATCATAGAGAAATACGGAATAGAGGTCGATTGA